Proteins from a single region of Bradyrhizobium diazoefficiens:
- a CDS encoding response regulator, whose amino-acid sequence MGQSKPIRPTAIVVEDDDLQREMLAMLLEDNNFDVLQCEDAETAALAVKARHPSLIVTDISLVGKMNGIDLAHFAQQQNAAMRIIVISGRPLPRPLPPGAKFLTKPIYPTALLAEAA is encoded by the coding sequence ATGGGCCAATCAAAGCCGATCCGGCCGACCGCAATCGTCGTCGAGGATGACGACCTTCAGCGAGAGATGCTCGCGATGCTGCTCGAGGACAACAATTTCGACGTGCTCCAGTGCGAGGACGCGGAGACGGCCGCTCTGGCCGTGAAGGCACGGCACCCGTCCCTGATCGTCACCGACATCAGCCTGGTCGGGAAGATGAATGGCATCGATCTCGCTCACTTTGCCCAACAGCAGAACGCCGCTATGCGGATCATCGTCATTTCAGGGCGTCCGCTGCCTCGGCCTCTGCCGCCGGGAGCAAAATTCCTCACCAAGCCGATCTACCCGACAGCGCTGCTCGCCGAGGCGGCATGA
- a CDS encoding HGGxSTG domain-containing protein: MSHTRNTGPMQASPRCGAQTRDGETCRAPALRGKTRCRMHGGAAGSGAPWANSNAVKHGFFTSEAIDERKLVRIVLRDAENFLRKQPAGSPTICNPSESGTPRTTPGTDSPAPHLTNDMK, translated from the coding sequence ATGAGCCACACCCGCAACACCGGCCCGATGCAAGCGAGCCCGCGCTGCGGCGCGCAGACACGCGATGGTGAAACCTGCCGCGCGCCTGCCCTGCGCGGCAAGACGCGCTGCCGCATGCATGGCGGAGCAGCAGGATCTGGCGCGCCATGGGCAAACAGCAATGCCGTCAAGCACGGCTTCTTCACCAGCGAGGCCATCGACGAGCGAAAGCTCGTTCGCATCGTGCTGAGGGATGCGGAGAATTTTCTACGCAAACAGCCCGCGGGATCGCCGACAATCTGCAACCCCAGCGAGAGCGGAACACCGCGCACCACGCCGGGAACAGATTCGCCTGCTCCGCACTTAACAAACGATATGAAATGA
- a CDS encoding NUDIX domain-containing protein gives MPSRSAGILAYRKRRTSEVLLVHPGGPFWRNKDLGAWSIPKGEYGDDEDAEIAARREFAEELGLELSVPLIALGQVRQRGGKVVTAFAAELDVEVAGIRSNSFEIEWPPRSGKRQRFPEIDRAEWFALEEAYEKINEGQRPLLARLTRVR, from the coding sequence ATGCCATCGAGAAGCGCCGGAATTCTTGCCTATCGAAAGCGCCGGACCAGCGAGGTGCTCCTCGTTCATCCCGGAGGACCTTTCTGGCGCAACAAGGATCTCGGCGCGTGGTCGATTCCCAAGGGCGAATATGGCGACGATGAAGATGCAGAGATTGCTGCTCGACGGGAGTTTGCCGAGGAGCTCGGACTTGAATTGTCGGTGCCGCTGATCGCGCTCGGCCAGGTCAGGCAGCGCGGCGGCAAAGTCGTCACCGCATTTGCAGCCGAGCTCGATGTCGAGGTAGCCGGCATCCGCAGCAACAGCTTCGAGATCGAATGGCCGCCGCGCAGCGGCAAGCGGCAACGCTTTCCCGAGATTGATCGCGCCGAATGGTTCGCACTCGAGGAGGCGTACGAGAAGATCAACGAGGGACAACGCCCACTGCTCGCGCGCCTGACGCGCGTCAGGTGA
- a CDS encoding lytic transglycosylase domain-containing protein, with protein MRFLVAACAAFLILMCDVSTPPTWQASSFDNAMPKTDRAPSLIPLVDLFLASVQAIELANARASYEETIEPAPAVETATQAPASPTEQFCGALKEAAEESGIPVPFFARLLWQESRFRSSEVSQAGAQGVAQFMPETAAEVGLDDPFDPMKALPASARFLRKLRDDFGNLGLAAAAYNAGPGRIQKWLAKESDLPRETRDYVRIVTGTKAEDWIERSEALAIRIDLPREAPCEGVGSLSKTKDVAWVPVNITPATATIIRKAEQLAARLSANRARKRLASLLHKNCTAHGKARSMIVARAAKGTKVRAIRFASRERSSS; from the coding sequence ATGCGATTTCTCGTCGCGGCTTGCGCTGCCTTCCTGATCCTGATGTGCGACGTCAGCACGCCACCGACCTGGCAAGCATCCAGCTTCGACAACGCCATGCCCAAGACTGATCGCGCGCCCTCGCTGATTCCCCTTGTTGATCTGTTTCTTGCAAGCGTGCAGGCCATCGAACTTGCCAATGCGCGCGCGTCTTATGAGGAGACGATCGAGCCGGCACCTGCGGTCGAAACGGCCACGCAAGCGCCGGCCTCACCGACCGAACAATTCTGCGGTGCCCTCAAGGAAGCGGCGGAGGAGAGCGGCATTCCCGTGCCGTTCTTCGCGCGCCTGCTCTGGCAAGAGAGCCGGTTTCGTTCTAGCGAGGTCAGCCAGGCCGGCGCCCAGGGCGTTGCGCAATTCATGCCGGAGACCGCCGCCGAGGTCGGGCTCGATGACCCCTTCGATCCCATGAAGGCGCTCCCCGCATCGGCAAGATTCCTGCGCAAGCTCCGCGACGATTTCGGCAATCTTGGTCTCGCTGCCGCAGCCTACAATGCGGGCCCCGGCCGAATCCAGAAGTGGCTCGCCAAGGAGAGCGATTTGCCGCGCGAGACGCGCGACTATGTCCGCATCGTCACCGGCACAAAGGCCGAAGACTGGATCGAGCGTTCCGAAGCGCTGGCGATCCGGATCGACCTGCCGCGCGAGGCGCCTTGCGAAGGTGTTGGCAGCCTGTCCAAAACGAAGGACGTCGCTTGGGTGCCCGTGAACATCACACCAGCGACCGCTACCATCATCCGCAAGGCCGAGCAATTGGCGGCGCGGCTCTCGGCAAACCGCGCCCGCAAGCGCCTCGCATCCCTGCTCCACAAGAACTGCACAGCGCACGGCAAGGCGCGCAGCATGATCGTGGCGCGGGCGGCCAAAGGAACGAAGGTCCGCGCCATTCGTTTTGCATCACGCGAACGATCTTCCAGCTGA
- a CDS encoding VOC family protein — protein MALKNVIGIDHAVVMVQDLDKAAENYRQLGFTLSPRGTHSVHMGTGNYTIMFDPDYMELLGVLVPTEHNAPARAFVERHGEGIERIAFTAIDSAAGAEEIRTRGLTPIGPTDFERPVTMPDGTVSAAKFRTFMWPTAEAPGGVRIFACEHKTRETVWIPELMMHANAAKRLREVLVATPEPAKEAAHLAQLIDREPEAEADGAVTVTSGGDRADFVYLTLEQLGKRYPGVPLTGLSERGGAALVLVSGDLAATEKALGSAGVRSGAAIVVPPTKANGTLLAFIAG, from the coding sequence GTGGCCCTCAAGAACGTCATCGGTATCGACCACGCCGTGGTCATGGTGCAGGACCTCGACAAGGCCGCCGAGAACTACAGGCAGCTCGGCTTCACGCTCTCGCCGCGCGGCACCCACAGCGTGCATATGGGCACCGGCAACTACACCATCATGTTCGACCCGGACTACATGGAGCTGCTCGGCGTGCTGGTGCCAACCGAACACAACGCGCCGGCGCGCGCCTTTGTCGAGCGGCATGGTGAAGGCATCGAGCGCATCGCTTTCACCGCAATCGACTCCGCGGCCGGCGCCGAAGAAATCCGCACGCGCGGCCTCACGCCGATTGGCCCGACCGATTTCGAACGGCCGGTCACGATGCCTGATGGCACAGTGTCGGCCGCCAAATTCCGTACCTTCATGTGGCCGACTGCGGAAGCTCCCGGCGGCGTTCGCATCTTCGCCTGCGAGCACAAGACCCGCGAGACCGTGTGGATCCCCGAACTGATGATGCACGCCAATGCGGCGAAACGGCTCCGCGAGGTGCTGGTCGCAACCCCCGAGCCGGCCAAGGAAGCCGCGCATCTGGCGCAGCTGATCGATCGCGAACCGGAGGCTGAGGCCGACGGCGCCGTGACGGTGACATCCGGCGGCGACCGCGCCGATTTTGTCTATCTGACGCTGGAGCAGCTCGGCAAACGCTATCCCGGCGTGCCGCTCACGGGCCTCTCCGAGCGTGGCGGCGCCGCGCTGGTGCTTGTCAGCGGCGATCTCGCGGCAACCGAGAAGGCGCTCGGCTCGGCCGGTGTCCGCAGCGGAGCCGCGATCGTCGTGCCGCCGACCAAAGCCAACGGCACCCTGCTCGCCTTCATCGCCGGCTGA
- a CDS encoding urate hydroxylase PuuD — MWGSIVSEWASLLLRWLHVVAAIAWIGSSFYFIALDLSLKPKSDLPDGVQGEAWQVHGGGFYRIMKYLVAPTRMPDELTWFKWEAYTTWLSGFALMVVVYYLDADLFLIDKSILDLTRVQAELFSFCSLALAWLVYEAACRTGLAQRELPFAIGGYLFLVALTYAFTHVLSGRGAFNQIGAIIGTIMVANVFAVIIPNQKKIVASLIAGQAPDPKLGKSSKERSVHNNYLTLPVVVLMISNHYPLLYATRFNWIIVAIVLALGPVIRHFFNEGHAGRKSPWWVWGVAAAGAIAILLLSAAGPRAVKTGALSTQPKLADVEEIVMSRCSMCHAAEPVWAGVVTAPKGILLDAPEHIHRNIRLIGRVAAWSNAMPPGNITEMTSEERGILAAYISEQDR, encoded by the coding sequence ATGTGGGGATCGATCGTATCGGAATGGGCGAGCCTGCTGCTGCGCTGGCTGCATGTGGTGGCCGCGATCGCCTGGATCGGCAGCTCGTTCTATTTCATTGCGCTCGATCTGAGCCTCAAACCTAAGAGCGATCTGCCGGATGGCGTGCAGGGCGAGGCCTGGCAGGTCCATGGCGGCGGCTTCTACCGGATCATGAAATATCTGGTAGCGCCGACCCGGATGCCGGATGAACTGACCTGGTTCAAATGGGAGGCCTACACCACCTGGCTGTCCGGCTTCGCGCTGATGGTGGTGGTCTACTATCTCGACGCCGATCTATTCCTCATCGACAAATCGATCCTTGATTTGACGCGGGTCCAGGCCGAACTGTTCAGCTTCTGCAGCCTCGCGCTGGCCTGGCTGGTCTACGAGGCCGCCTGCCGCACCGGGCTCGCGCAGCGCGAGCTGCCCTTTGCCATCGGCGGCTATCTGTTCCTGGTGGCTCTGACCTATGCTTTCACGCATGTGCTGAGCGGCCGCGGCGCCTTCAACCAGATCGGCGCGATCATCGGCACCATCATGGTGGCCAACGTCTTCGCGGTGATCATTCCGAACCAGAAGAAGATCGTCGCCAGCCTGATCGCGGGCCAGGCGCCCGACCCGAAGCTCGGCAAGAGCAGCAAGGAGCGCTCCGTCCACAACAACTATCTGACGCTCCCCGTGGTCGTGCTGATGATCAGCAACCACTATCCCCTGCTCTACGCTACGCGCTTCAACTGGATCATCGTCGCGATCGTGCTGGCGCTGGGGCCGGTGATCCGCCATTTCTTCAACGAGGGCCATGCGGGACGCAAATCGCCGTGGTGGGTGTGGGGTGTCGCAGCAGCGGGCGCGATCGCGATCCTCTTGCTCTCCGCCGCCGGCCCGCGCGCGGTCAAGACAGGCGCATTGTCGACACAGCCGAAACTCGCTGATGTCGAGGAGATCGTGATGTCCCGCTGCAGCATGTGTCACGCGGCCGAGCCAGTCTGGGCCGGCGTCGTGACCGCACCGAAGGGCATTCTGCTCGACGCGCCCGAGCACATCCACCGCAACATCCGCCTGATCGGCCGCGTGGCGGCATGGTCCAATGCGATGCCGCCGGGAAACATCACCGAAATGACCAGCGAGGAACGCGGCATCCTCGCCGCCTATATCAGCGAGCAGGACCGCTGA
- a CDS encoding sorbosone dehydrogenase family protein — MMVPAWLLVACAGAQAESVLQGKDAYGSWQADKPGVVRLIRPQDLPKPGASPSVSNPTRVTARGSVTPLVPEGFKIELLADGLSDPRVLRVAPNGDIFVAETRPGRIRVLRLGEGGTKVATNEVFASGLPRPFGIAFFPNGDNPQWVYVADASSVVRFPYHAGDLKASGRLEIVVANLAQASGHSTRDVVFTPDGKRMLVSVGSASNVAEGMGNPSGGLDAWSRTQAVGASWGYETDRAAVLSFTPDGKDRKLYATGIRNCVGLAIQPQTGLPWCSTNERDGLGDDLVPDYVTSVKEGAFYGWPWFYIGNNEDPRHVGARPDLKDKVTVPDVLVQAHSASLGMTFYQGTQFPSEYQGDAFAAEHGSWNRSKRTGYKVIRIRMKDGKPTGEYEDFVTGFVLNDAQVWGRPAGIAVAKDGSLLISEDTGGTLWRVTHD; from the coding sequence ATGATGGTGCCCGCATGGCTATTGGTTGCCTGCGCCGGCGCGCAAGCCGAGTCGGTGCTGCAAGGCAAGGACGCCTATGGCAGCTGGCAGGCCGACAAGCCCGGCGTTGTCAGGTTGATCCGCCCCCAGGACTTGCCGAAGCCCGGCGCCTCGCCCTCAGTCTCCAACCCCACGCGCGTGACGGCACGTGGGAGCGTCACCCCGCTTGTGCCGGAGGGATTCAAGATCGAGCTGTTGGCCGACGGTCTGTCCGACCCGCGCGTGCTGCGTGTCGCACCAAATGGCGACATTTTCGTTGCCGAGACCAGGCCAGGGCGCATTCGCGTTTTGCGTCTCGGGGAGGGTGGCACCAAGGTCGCGACCAACGAGGTCTTTGCCAGCGGGCTTCCCCGTCCTTTCGGGATCGCCTTCTTTCCGAACGGCGACAATCCGCAATGGGTCTATGTCGCCGACGCCAGCAGCGTCGTGCGCTTTCCCTATCACGCCGGCGATCTGAAGGCGTCGGGGAGGCTCGAAATCGTGGTTGCGAACCTGGCGCAAGCGTCGGGTCATTCCACCCGCGATGTCGTGTTCACGCCCGACGGGAAGCGCATGCTGGTCTCGGTCGGCTCCGCCAGCAATGTCGCTGAAGGCATGGGTAATCCGTCCGGCGGCCTCGATGCCTGGTCGCGGACGCAGGCAGTCGGTGCATCCTGGGGCTACGAGACCGATCGCGCCGCTGTGCTCTCCTTCACCCCCGACGGCAAGGACCGCAAGCTCTATGCCACCGGTATCCGCAACTGCGTCGGCCTTGCGATCCAGCCTCAGACGGGACTGCCGTGGTGCTCGACCAACGAGCGCGACGGCCTCGGCGACGATCTCGTGCCCGACTACGTCACCAGCGTGAAGGAGGGCGCATTCTACGGCTGGCCGTGGTTCTATATCGGCAACAACGAAGACCCGCGTCATGTCGGCGCGAGGCCGGACCTCAAGGACAAGGTGACAGTGCCTGATGTGCTGGTGCAGGCGCATTCGGCGTCGCTCGGCATGACCTTCTACCAGGGGACGCAGTTTCCCTCCGAATACCAGGGCGACGCTTTCGCCGCCGAACACGGCTCGTGGAATAGGTCGAAGCGCACCGGATACAAGGTGATCCGCATCCGGATGAAGGACGGCAAGCCGACCGGTGAGTATGAGGATTTTGTCACCGGCTTTGTCCTCAACGACGCCCAGGTGTGGGGACGGCCGGCCGGGATCGCGGTCGCCAAGGACGGATCGCTGCTGATCTCGGAGGATACCGGCGGCACGCTCTGGCGCGTGACGCACGACTAG
- a CDS encoding SDR family NAD(P)-dependent oxidoreductase has translation MRLKDKVAIVVGAGQSPGEGMGNGRATALTFAREGAKVLCVDHHLESAQQTADLIAAKQGTASAFKADVTSTADIKAMVADAKSRWGRIDVLHNNVGVSLSGGDAELLEITEEAFDRVVAINLKSCILAAKEVIPVMRAQKSGAIINISSMAAITTYPYVAYKATKSAMIAFTEQLAYQNAEYGIRANVILPGLMNTPMAVDTRAREWHKTRAEVEAERDSKVPLRKKMGTGWDVANAALFLASDEANFITGITLPVDGGASVRRG, from the coding sequence ATGCGCTTGAAGGACAAGGTCGCGATCGTGGTCGGAGCCGGGCAGAGCCCCGGCGAAGGCATGGGCAACGGCCGCGCCACCGCGCTCACCTTCGCGCGCGAGGGCGCGAAGGTGCTGTGCGTCGATCATCATCTGGAATCGGCGCAGCAGACCGCCGACCTGATCGCTGCGAAGCAAGGCACCGCCTCAGCTTTCAAAGCCGACGTGACCAGCACCGCCGATATCAAGGCGATGGTCGCGGACGCGAAATCGCGTTGGGGCCGCATCGACGTACTGCACAACAATGTCGGCGTCAGCCTGTCCGGCGGCGATGCCGAGCTGCTAGAGATCACAGAGGAGGCGTTCGACCGCGTCGTCGCCATCAATCTGAAGAGCTGCATTCTGGCGGCCAAGGAAGTCATTCCGGTCATGCGCGCGCAAAAGAGCGGCGCAATCATCAACATCTCCTCGATGGCAGCGATCACCACCTATCCGTACGTCGCATACAAGGCGACGAAATCGGCAATGATCGCCTTCACCGAACAGCTCGCCTATCAGAATGCCGAATACGGCATCCGCGCCAACGTCATCCTGCCGGGCCTGATGAACACGCCGATGGCCGTCGACACCCGCGCCCGCGAATGGCACAAGACCCGCGCCGAAGTCGAAGCCGAGCGCGACAGCAAGGTGCCGCTGCGCAAAAAAATGGGCACAGGGTGGGACGTTGCGAACGCCGCGCTGTTCCTGGCGTCGGACGAGGCGAACTTCATTACCGGCATCACGCTGCCGGTGGACGGCGGAGCGAGCGTGCGAAGGGGTTAA
- a CDS encoding cytochrome ubiquinol oxidase subunit II produces MNLLDPQGPVAAANSTILVDSVFIMLAIVVPTIIAILAFAFWFRASNPKAHFQPGFVYSGRVEMVVWAIPALTVILLGGVAWIGSHQLDPAAPVPGTGSPVRIQAVSLDWKWLFIYPDQRIATVNTLTVPAGAELNIQLTSSSVMNVFFIPQLGSMIYTMNGMVTKLNLRADNEGKLQGLSAHFSGDGFPDMMFDVNVISPLSFPDWVATTAKTDAVLNEDSYKKLMQQGIEKGRPVYRLEDPRLFDLIATQHIPPGPGPELASEAGRSHSGGHDAR; encoded by the coding sequence ATGAATCTGCTCGATCCACAAGGCCCCGTGGCTGCGGCCAACAGTACCATTTTGGTCGATTCCGTCTTCATCATGCTCGCGATCGTGGTACCCACCATCATCGCGATTTTGGCTTTCGCGTTCTGGTTTCGTGCGTCCAATCCGAAAGCGCACTTCCAACCGGGCTTCGTCTATTCCGGGCGCGTCGAGATGGTGGTGTGGGCGATCCCCGCGCTGACAGTCATCCTGCTCGGGGGCGTCGCCTGGATCGGCTCGCATCAGCTCGATCCGGCAGCGCCCGTGCCGGGCACGGGCAGTCCGGTGCGGATACAGGCCGTCTCGCTCGACTGGAAATGGCTGTTCATCTATCCGGACCAGCGCATCGCCACGGTCAACACGTTGACGGTGCCGGCCGGCGCCGAGCTGAACATCCAGCTGACATCGTCGAGCGTGATGAACGTGTTCTTCATCCCGCAGCTCGGCAGCATGATCTACACGATGAACGGCATGGTGACGAAGCTGAACCTGCGCGCCGACAACGAAGGCAAGCTGCAAGGTCTGTCCGCGCATTTCTCCGGCGACGGCTTTCCCGATATGATGTTCGACGTCAACGTGATCTCGCCGCTGTCATTTCCGGACTGGGTGGCGACCACGGCGAAGACCGATGCCGTGCTGAACGAGGACAGCTACAAGAAGCTAATGCAGCAGGGCATCGAGAAGGGTAGGCCGGTCTACCGGCTCGAAGACCCGCGCCTGTTCGACCTGATCGCGACGCAGCACATACCGCCGGGGCCGGGACCGGAGCTCGCATCCGAGGCCGGCCGGTCGCATAGTGGAGGCCATGATGCTCGGTAA
- the cyoB gene encoding cytochrome o ubiquinol oxidase subunit I, with protein sequence MLGKLDWSAIPFDQPIPLIAGGVVLVGILAVLTWVVVKGHLPYLWREWITSVDHKRIGVMYVLLASVMLLRGGSDAIMMRIQQAIAYQSQGYLPPEHYNQIFSAHGTIMIFFVAMPFVIGLMNLVVPLQLGVRDVAFPTLNSVGFWLTATGALLVNLSLVIGEFARTGWLAFPPLSELSYSPGVGVDYYAWSLEISGVGTLVTGINLVTTVLKLRTKGMNYLRMPMFCWTTLASNLLIVAAFPILTATLAMLLLDRYLGFHFFTNEAGGNVMMFMNLIWAWGHPEVYILVLPAFGIFSEVVSTFSGKALFGYRSMVLATMAICIISFMVWLHHFFTMGAGPDVNAIFGIASMIIAIPTGVKIYNWLFTMYGGRIRFATPMLWAVGFMVTFTIGGLTGVLVAVPPADFLLHNSLFLVAHFHNVIIGGVLFGAFAGLEYWFPKAFGFRLDERWGKLGFWFTFAGFYVTFVPLYAAGMLGMTRRMQHYDVAEWRPWMIVAAVGMAVLTVGVICQIMQLVVSIRNREALRDRTGDPWDGRSLEWATSSPPPVFNFAFHPDVRGEDAYWHIKIHAQQQSLDHEVPEYHDIEMPRNSPTGFVCAFFATIMGFALIWHIWWMVILGGIGAFATFVVFAWRDHDEYVIPAAEVAAIDRVNLEERRSLVSMAGAL encoded by the coding sequence ATGCTCGGTAAGCTCGACTGGTCGGCCATTCCGTTCGATCAACCCATTCCGCTTATCGCCGGAGGCGTGGTGCTGGTCGGCATCCTCGCCGTTCTGACCTGGGTCGTGGTGAAGGGACATCTGCCCTATCTCTGGCGCGAATGGATCACCAGCGTCGATCACAAGCGCATCGGCGTGATGTATGTGTTGCTCGCTTCAGTGATGCTGCTGCGCGGCGGCAGCGATGCGATCATGATGCGGATCCAGCAGGCGATCGCCTATCAGTCGCAAGGCTATCTGCCGCCGGAGCACTACAACCAGATCTTCTCCGCCCATGGCACCATCATGATCTTCTTCGTGGCGATGCCGTTTGTGATCGGGCTGATGAACCTGGTCGTGCCGCTCCAGCTCGGCGTGCGCGATGTAGCGTTCCCGACGCTCAATTCCGTCGGCTTCTGGTTGACCGCGACCGGCGCGCTGCTGGTCAATCTCTCGCTCGTGATCGGCGAGTTTGCCCGTACCGGCTGGCTCGCCTTTCCGCCGCTCTCCGAGCTGTCCTACTCGCCCGGCGTCGGCGTCGACTATTACGCCTGGTCGCTCGAGATCTCCGGCGTCGGCACGCTGGTGACCGGCATCAATCTTGTCACGACCGTGCTGAAGCTGCGCACCAAGGGCATGAACTATCTGCGCATGCCGATGTTCTGCTGGACCACGCTGGCCTCGAACCTCCTGATCGTCGCGGCCTTCCCGATCCTCACCGCCACGCTCGCGATGCTGCTGCTCGACCGCTATCTCGGCTTCCATTTCTTCACCAACGAAGCCGGCGGCAACGTCATGATGTTCATGAACCTGATCTGGGCCTGGGGCCACCCGGAGGTCTACATCCTCGTGCTGCCGGCCTTCGGCATCTTCTCCGAAGTGGTCTCGACCTTTTCCGGCAAGGCGCTGTTCGGCTACCGCTCGATGGTGCTGGCGACCATGGCGATCTGCATCATCTCCTTCATGGTCTGGCTGCACCATTTCTTCACGATGGGCGCGGGCCCCGACGTCAACGCCATCTTCGGCATCGCCAGCATGATCATCGCGATACCGACGGGCGTGAAGATCTACAACTGGCTGTTCACGATGTATGGCGGCCGCATTCGCTTTGCGACGCCGATGCTGTGGGCGGTCGGCTTCATGGTCACCTTTACCATAGGCGGACTGACCGGCGTTCTGGTCGCGGTGCCGCCGGCGGACTTCCTGCTCCACAACAGCCTGTTCCTGGTGGCGCACTTCCACAACGTTATCATCGGCGGCGTGCTGTTCGGCGCCTTTGCCGGCTTGGAGTACTGGTTCCCCAAGGCGTTCGGTTTCCGTCTCGATGAGCGCTGGGGCAAGCTGGGGTTTTGGTTCACCTTCGCCGGCTTCTACGTCACTTTCGTGCCGCTCTATGCCGCAGGCATGCTCGGCATGACGCGGCGCATGCAGCACTATGATGTCGCCGAGTGGCGGCCGTGGATGATCGTGGCGGCGGTCGGAATGGCCGTGCTGACGGTCGGCGTGATCTGCCAGATCATGCAGCTCGTGGTCAGCATCCGCAATCGCGAGGCCTTGCGCGACCGCACCGGCGACCCCTGGGACGGCCGCTCGCTGGAATGGGCGACTTCGTCGCCGCCGCCGGTGTTCAACTTCGCCTTTCATCCCGACGTGCGCGGCGAGGACGCCTACTGGCACATTAAGATTCATGCTCAGCAGCAATCGCTCGATCACGAAGTGCCTGAGTATCACGACATCGAGATGCCCCGGAATTCGCCGACCGGCTTCGTCTGCGCCTTCTTCGCGACCATCATGGGCTTTGCATTGATCTGGCACATCTGGTGGATGGTGATTTTGGGCGGCATCGGTGCGTTCGCGACCTTCGTCGTCTTCGCCTGGCGGGACCATGACGAATACGTCATTCCTGCTGCGGAGGTCGCCGCGATCGACCGCGTCAACCTCGAAGAGCGGCGCAGCCTCGTCAGCATGGCGGGAGCCCTCTGA
- a CDS encoding cytochrome (ubi)quinol oxidase subunit III: MAMSATYSEAHADPHHVGRAAEHPGPAPKRIVTAYGFWVFLLSDIVMFSCFFAAYAVLVDQTAGGPKGSEIFDQRNVAIETVCLLLSSFTCGMASIAADVRNRFWFYLSMAVTCVLGLIFLAIEFKEFADLVSRGSGPSRSAFLTAFFSLVGCHGLHVSAGVLWLLTMMAQVFAKGFRADVLRRMMCFALFWHALDIIWVGIFSVVYLLGSGL; encoded by the coding sequence ATGGCGATGAGCGCGACCTATAGCGAGGCACATGCCGACCCGCATCATGTCGGCCGCGCCGCGGAGCATCCCGGACCGGCGCCGAAACGTATCGTGACGGCTTACGGCTTCTGGGTGTTCTTGCTCTCCGACATCGTGATGTTCTCCTGCTTCTTTGCGGCCTATGCGGTGCTGGTCGACCAGACCGCCGGCGGCCCCAAGGGCTCGGAGATTTTCGATCAGAGGAACGTCGCGATCGAGACGGTTTGCCTGCTGCTCTCGAGTTTCACTTGCGGCATGGCCAGTATCGCAGCCGACGTCCGCAACCGGTTCTGGTTCTATCTCAGCATGGCCGTGACTTGCGTGCTCGGGCTGATCTTTCTTGCCATCGAGTTCAAGGAGTTCGCGGATCTCGTCTCGCGGGGCTCTGGCCCGTCGCGCAGCGCCTTCCTGACCGCGTTCTTCTCGCTGGTCGGCTGCCATGGTTTGCATGTGTCGGCCGGCGTGCTGTGGCTGCTCACCATGATGGCCCAGGTGTTCGCCAAGGGCTTTCGCGCCGACGTGCTGCGCCGGATGATGTGCTTTGCGCTGTTCTGGCACGCGCTCGACATCATCTGGGTCGGCATCTTTTCTGTCGTCTATCTGCTTGGGAGCGGCCTATGA
- the cyoD gene encoding cytochrome o ubiquinol oxidase subunit IV, which translates to MSDQTHMHVEHDIAPGDEEQHSVGERVLGYVVGLGLALLLTATSFFIAGTDLVWQPSIPVALIVLAIAQMGVHLVFFLHITTGPDNTNNVLALAFGLLIVFLVVGGSVWIMAHLNQNMPPVDQIMPMRM; encoded by the coding sequence ATGAGCGACCAGACGCACATGCATGTCGAGCATGACATCGCCCCTGGCGATGAAGAGCAACACAGTGTCGGCGAGCGGGTGCTCGGCTACGTCGTCGGCCTCGGTCTTGCGCTGCTGCTCACCGCGACCTCGTTCTTCATCGCCGGCACCGATTTGGTCTGGCAGCCCTCGATTCCTGTTGCGTTGATCGTACTGGCAATCGCGCAGATGGGCGTGCATCTGGTGTTCTTCCTGCACATCACCACAGGGCCTGACAACACCAACAACGTGCTCGCGCTCGCGTTTGGCCTTCTGATCGTCTTTCTGGTGGTCGGCGGCAGTGTCTGGATCATGGCGCATCTCAACCAGAACATGCCGCCGGTGGACCAGATCATGCCGATGCGGATGTAG